Genomic DNA from Porites lutea chromosome 4, jaPorLute2.1, whole genome shotgun sequence:
TGAACTAATCCTTCCTCCAGCATTCCCCAAATGGTTCTTCCCATATTGACACAGACTCATGGCTGATTGACAAGTAATTAATATGAATTGAGGAAAATCATGCTTTCAACAGATCATGTTACAATATTGCCCTGTTCATGTTTTGGCCAAAGAGTTCAAGGGTGGTTTAAGTGTAAAATTTTGCACAGTTGAGAATCTAGTGAATATATTGTATGTAAGATCTGCTCTCATGTTAAGCCAGTATTTCAACGTAGTTTGATTTAGAtttgcctttgtttcctagccctaataaTCATGGAAATTCTGCTTTAAACCTGAGAATAGACTGTAACCTTGTTAACCTGCAAACAGATTTTACATACAACAAATACACGCACAAGTGTACAGTGGAACTTAGACTGTATGGAATGGATAAAAGAGAAGAGCTGCACTGGGCCATTTTCAAATGAAGGAACACACAGAAAAGACCCTACAAATGACTCTTGATTTAACGTTTAATTCCTTCTTtgcttcaaaaacaaaaacagcctGACAGCTGGTCAGAAGTCACTTGCAGCTTTTTCCAGGCATACCttcaagaaataaaaatgattttatttacCTTATCTTGAGAGCTTGGAGACACCCTCTGCTTGAACCTTTCAATTGCTTTATCCAAGATGTCAGAGTCCACAACTTCCAAATTAAGTGATCTGCGTACTTCTCCCAATAACGCATCAAGACTAGCCTCATCCtgttcatcatcattatcattattatcaactGATAACAAATTGTCATTTCCTACAAGTTTCAGGTCCATTGTATCGAGATCAGAAACCAGTGAAATACCAGTGCTGGCTTCTGTgtcaacaaaaacaactgtgtCTGTGCTACCGCCAAATTCTCCAAAGTGATCGTCATCAGAAGagtatgatgatgatgatgcatCTCCTTGGGACTCTACATCAGTAGGAATATCTTCTGTACCTTTAACACTGGCTGGCTTCTCATTGCGAGGCATGTCTGTAttatttatattgtttttacCCACCCCATCCTCCCTACAAACTAAACTATCGCCAGGGTAGGGTGGGGGTTTTGGAGTACTGGTAATGTGCAACCCATTCTTTTTTCTATAGTCAATAAATACATCAACACCTTCAGGGCTAGCTATCTCTTGCAGCTGTCCCTCAGTTACAATTTCCTCTGCATCTAGAGAGTCAAATAACACGTCTTTAAACTTGCTATCTTCTGTTGTAGAACTAGTGATGGGCTCCTCAGTTTTGACATCACCTTTGCTTTCTTCATCACAAGGCTTTGCTTTGGGTGTTGGGAGTGAGAAACGCCGTTTTTCATCAAGGCTGTTGACTTCAAGCCCATTCTTTTCTCTCTGAGAAAAGGCTCTGTCTCTGCGAGGTCTTTTCAGGCTGTGAGTTTTTGTTAGCCTGCTAAGTGTTTCAATGTTATCTGTTGCTTCACTTCCATCATATGAAACTTTCAGAGTTTTCTCCTCGTTAGCTTTTGTTGGTTTATGCTTTTCTTCCAAGCACTCAACTTCTTCTTCAAAGAGCTGCGACTTGCGAGTAGAGGTCCACTCCTTGAGCTTTTTACGTATGTCTTCATTACTTGTACTTCCTCTAACAGCTTCTGCTTGTGTCACACCATTTGTCTTGTCTTTGCTATGGACTCCTTGCCTCAAGCAATCAAAACTCTTAGAAGATCTTGGTGGGACAGCTCTAGGTCGCTTCAAATCTTGACTTCCATTCTGTCTTTGCACTGGGCTGTTAAGATGATGCCAACTACTTGGTAGACTATTGGTGTTGGGTCTGCCTTTTGCATTAAGTGGGGGTGTGGGAGAATGGTTATATCTCTGTACAGATACTGGTCTTCGTTTTGGCACTTCTTCAGTTGAACCAACTTTCATGGTGGCAAGGATCTGTAAAAGCTCTTCAACTGAGACAGCTTTGTCATTCTCATGACAAGATGTCCTGTCTGTATCAGCAAAAGCCACAGCAGTATAAGGAGCTGCTTGAACATTCCCCAGCAATGACAACTGATCAACAACTTCTTGAGACGATGTGGGAGAAACTGTTTTACTACCTTTTGAGGGTACTGAGGATTGCAAATCTTTCTGTAACTCTTTCAAGAGTGATGGTGGAAGCAGTTCTTGGGAAACAGAGAGAGGTGGAGTTTGAGTTCCCACTGAAGGTGATGGTGATAAAGCTCTGAAAACATCAGCCGGTGGCGTTTGAGTCCCTCTGTGCCATCTGTAAAACTGTCTAGAAGAGTTTTTATCTTCAGAGATCGCCTGCTCATCATCATCCATGTCACTGTCGTTCAATTCCTCTTGACACCCACGGTTGTGTTTATCATCTGAGGATGGTGAAAACgtctttttttctgttacaGATAACACCACAGACTCAATATCAGGGTCTGGAAGAACTGTCTGCGGGGATTCCAGAAGTTTTTTAATACTCAGTGCTTCAGCTGAAATTATGCTATCTTTGTCTTCACACCTGGTGTAGAACTCACTGTAATCAGTATCATCAAACTCCAGCCTTGGTTCTTCAATCTCTTTTGGATCAGTGATTGctgctatttcttcttcaagtTCTTCAGGGAGAAAATTCTCTGCCAAGGGGAGTGATGAATTTACAGAATACTTATCAACAATAGTTTTTGGTCCCATTTCCTCCAAATCAGAGCTCGGTGTGACATTCTTAACTAGTGGACTAGTGGACCGAGGGCCAAAGAGGGCCTCCACTGCACTTACTTTGCGGATAGGTTTGGAACTTGCAAAACCATTGCGGACGCTAGTTTTGGTAGAGCAACAATGCCTAAGAGCTGAAGGTTCATTAAAGATCCTTTCCACTTCAGAGTCACTTGAGGAGCTAGCATTTGATGAGGTACGCCTAAGGTTTTGAAGGCGTGGTGCCCGGATTTGTTGAAATGGGGGTGGATCCTCTGAAAATTCAAATGATTGTCTCCTTAGAGCAAATACAGGGTCCCTGCTGCCTAGTGAATGACGAAATCTCTTTTGTTGGCTCTCAGGAAAAGAGGACCTTCTTTTGTCCATATCAGAAATGCTTGAATCACAAGACatacttttaaaaataagacCATGAGCCAGACTTTGAGGTCTTCGTCGCAGTGGCTGGAAAAGTGGTTCTGAATGTACACTGCTGTCATCAGATGTGTAACCAGATTGATCAAAGTGTGACTGCCCAGTTCTTTTGGGGGAACTCCAACCCATCTTTTCTTGAGAGACATTTATGGTGTTTATAGAGCTTTGCATAGGTCTTTTTTGGTGAAACAAGCTGCCAGAAGGGGATGAGAGACCATTCTCCGATTGCCAGGTTGTTCTTAATCTGGGTGTGTGAGCCTGGTGAACATTGTACTCCAAAGAAGAGTTTACTGCTAAAGGGTGTGTCTCACTAAACGACCAAGATCTTCTTTTCATCTCAGAACTCAAATCTCTTTCCAAGTTCGGAATACCAGCAATTGACCCTGGGCGTCTTTGCCTAATATTTCTATCCTGCTGTCTAAAACCAGGCAAAGATAATTGTTTGATTTCACTCAGCCTCGGATTCACAAGAATTTCGTTAAAATCTATTCCACTGGTGGTTTCAAGAGAAGGCACTGTCCTACTCCTACAACTAAGTTGATGCATGTCCCTACAATGTGTTTTTGAGTGATCTGGTAAGTGACTGCCTCTTGCTTCAGATGCATCAacaaattcaaatccattgtgaATATTACTAACAGTACCATTTGTATAAACACCAGTTTCAGACGGCCCCAGTGGATCAGAGTATTGTCTCCTAGTTTCATCAAAGGAACTGCTCACTCCCTCTTGATTGTCATCCACAACAACATGATTAGCATAATCAACTTCATCAATTTCACTCACAGAGTCCAGACAGTCTCTTTCTATCTTACTGTGGTGACAATTGCTATTTAAAGGTTCAGAGTTTATTGAGGATTGTGAAAGGATACTTCCATCAACAGTAAATTCCTCCTCTTCAACCAGTGGAGGAATCTGTTCTTGCGCATCACGATTAAAAATAACAGACTCGcagacattatttttttcaaatgaaaacctCTCAGTGTCTACAATAGGAGCAACATCTTCTGTGCTACTCTGATCATcatcaaaacagtgaaaaccatTAAGAATTTCTACATTGACCTCTGTGTTTCCAACACAAGACTCTTCAGATGAATTCTTGAGGCTCTTTGCTTGTacatttttcaacaaatcattTCTTTCAGTCAAGCCATCTTTGCCACAGGCTTCAAAGAACAGAACATGTTCTTCAACAGACTTCCATTTGTCACAGTCAGGAAAATTATCAACTTCAGTACATTCAGGTCTTACACTGGCATTTTGACATTCATTATAAGAGAACCGTTTAGTGATGtctttattttgttgttgaattCTCTCAATTTTCTCGAAACTTGATGGAGGAGCACTGCCTCTCCTAAGCTTGGGTTTGGGTGGCACTGGAGGTTTACTCCTGACCTTATTAACACCGCATCTTGTCAAGGTACTCTCTGGTGATGCACTATAATATAAACAATAAAAGTCGCTAGCGCGCCTTGTTTTCTCCACAACATTGTGACCTCTGTCTTCATCATGTGTGTGTGCACATTCAGTTTGATCATTAACTGCTGCTTCCTTACTCATgacattttgcataaaaacagAAGTTCTATTTGCCTCATTTTCCACTGCTGGCTCAGAAGATGAAGCTACAGATGCCGTGATAttatcttttcctttcttatttATCACTTTGGTCCTCTGAGAATCTAATTCTGTTACAGGCGATGAATTTATTGATCCCTGGGAGCTGTCACTGCTAGCACTACCATTTCGTTCAAGTTCCTCATCCACAAAGCACCCTGAATCAGTTTTACATTTGGTGTCCGGCGCACTTCTTCCTCGATTGAGTCGTCGAGTCACTCCCGGTTTTTCTTTACCACTCATATCAATAATTCAACCTGCCATGAAGTTCCTGATCTGCATGGCCTCAAATGCTGGAAGTTGATCACTACAAATTCACATACAAAGAACACATGTTAATTTTGGAACAACTGGTTGTCACACAGGATCAACGCTAACTACCTAAGGTAATATGTACTTGTTTGTGAGGAACACAAGACTGACACTTGGAGAAACCAAAGGgggcaaaggagagaaccaacaacaaaactaaaccCACATATACCGTAACCAAAAACGAAGGaaactgaaattgaaaaaaagggtAAAATCACAAAACATACATAATACAGTAACAAAAGACTAAGGATAGATAAGGGTAGGGGGCAAAGGATTTCTCCAGCATACTGTGAATGTGATCCCCAGATGTTTACATAGGAAAACAGCTTAATAAAAATAGAATCCAAATAAATtgctagctgtttgattcctgGCCTAATTGTTGCAGTAATTTACCCAGCAGCCAGGGAAAAAACTCTAATAGCCCTGGTGGCACCAAAATTATTAGACTAATTCTCTTTCAAGTCAAACCtaattctgtaatttttccccCTACTCCTCAGCTGTTTCAACACCCTCCATGTTAGTCTTGACTAGTAAGTCTGGTAGCCAGCCAATACACCTAGCCTTTCAGCAGTTGGATACATGTACAGTAGAATCATGATTTCTCTCAACCTTAGTTTCTTTGACCTCCTAATAacttaagccaaaatttaaGGCTTCCCTTTTAGTCAAACATGGTAATTTAACTctacttttcaaaaattcccaATAGTTTTAACAAATTTCCTTTCCTCAGGAggttaaaaagaaacaagatgCCACTGTAGATGtaatcaaaaggaaaataaaaaatcaacaagTTCAGTTTTAGGAGATGTTGATAACAACAGTAAAAAGGATTTTTTAGAGGATGAGTAGCTAAAACAGATCAAAAGATCCCAAGATAATGCATTTTACCCAAGTTGCAGGATCTATTTTAAGAACAAGATAGATAATGAATTTATTAGTCCAAGAGAGACCTTTTACAGTCCTTTATCAAGATCAAAACAACAAGGCCAGACAGGACATCACAAGGATATTTCTATTTCTATGATGTCTTAGTCATAAAATATCAGTTATCTAGATCTGTATGCAGTAACTCTACACAAGATTATGAGAATTAACAGGAAAAAAAGGGTTGATTGTGGTTTGTGTATGTGACATGAAGGAAACATATGCTTGTGTAAGCTGGATTTGACAATGAGTGTTACTTTACATGttacttaaaattttttttttgcaaagtctCTCAAAAATTCTGAGAGATGAACAGTCACCCATTTGAAATAACCATCTGGTCAAATTTTAAGTACTTTCAGTCATTAAGCTTATTTAGAGAGGCACAAACTTACAAAAATATTATGACTgaaagcaaggttttcttgtagTTAAACTACATGCACTGTAAGTAGGCAAAGTTCACACGAGCTGGATTTCATCGTTCTACAAGAATTTTAGGTATTACAAATGTAATTTaactaaatattattatttgaaaaaaagtctctgaGACTCTTATCCTAAACCTCAATTAGACTtcaataaacagtttttaaTCCACAAGAATATTGAAAGAAGCAGCCTTAAGCAGATTTATAAATGAAATGGTCATCATTCAAAGAAGCTCTTGTTCACTGAAGGTTTTAATCTCCCAGACCACTGTTCATGTTGTTATATATGAGTGTCTCTTCAAAACCAATGTATTGGAAAGTTTCAATCTACTTGTGACTCAGTACAGTGTAATTATGAACAGTATGGCAAAATGTTTCGAACCCCTGATAACGTTACTACTCTATTAAACATACATATGCAAGTTAGGTCACTTGTGATCAATCATTTTGACCAAGCATAAAACAAAGGATCAAAAAAGGCTCTTACCACTAGTAGAATAACAGTAACTTCTAGATCAGAACTTCCATTCTTTGTCTTACTGTGAACAATGAATTCAGCAACTTTTTCAATGTACagtcttttttaaaagcttttgagGTATGAAGGAGTGGCTGCAATGTAGACATTCCCTCTTTTCAATGTTAACCTTTGAAGCAgagtttctcagacatcatcaGAAACTTAATACCACAATTAAAGCTAAGACATCTAACAACAGATAGAATCAGCTAGAAGTATGCTAAACATGTCAATTAAATGTAAATGCTTTTAAAATGCGTGTCCACAATACATTGTGTCTATAATAAAACACAGTCAATAAATAATTCAATGTTGTATCCAATTCTTCTTCATGCATGAAGTCTAAACTAGCCAAAACAAGGCCAATATATGTGGCTGTATGTGAGTGCTGACTGATGATAACTTATCTCTGCTATGCAAAATACATGCTCTGCTGCCAATCAGGAAATGATCTCAAGATTTTAAAACAGATAAGGAAGTCAATTATTAGACTAAAACAAACTGCTACCCCACCCCACTcagttctaaaaaaaaatggatcacACTGTTACACTGCTCACTAAGAACACTCAACTAACTAATAGTAACACACAAACTGCATTCAACTATCGTACATATTCAATGAAATCAGCTCCATGGAACCCCTGTAATAAGCATCCACTTGATAGAGAACTCTTCCTAATAGAGGTTTGTATGAAAGAAAATAAGGCTACTGAAGCTTAAGTCCATTCACCACAGGGTGTCAGCTTAAAATTTTAATACAATCATGTACTGACTTGAAAGTTTGTTTATGAAGACATAATTTTTGAATAAATGAAAGCattaaaaatcacaaaaatctTTCCAAGAAGAGATTTAGTGAGTTttcatattattataaaaactcTTACTCTGTCATATAAGGTCTCTTGCTATCTATCCTATTACAGGAAATAAAATACCTAATATATGTTCATTTATAAGCCAATTAATTAAATTTCCATTCAGAATCCTTGTCTAGCTATACATCTGTGGACATTCACATCATAATTAAGAAGTCTAAATTATCACTTATGCACACcttaaaaaataatgcaagaagACTCTTCTATTGGTTGGGGTATACAACATGATCTctattttaaaagctaaaaaaaattcatgttatGGGGTGACTGGTGTCTACTTTCAAGGCTTGATGAATAGACGGTAACAACTTTCAAATCTGTCATCAGATACcaataaaaatttaaatgagtTGCCCTGTCATGGATGTAAAGTTGTCCCTCAGACACAGCACTTAACCACCAACACCAAATATGACCATCAATGCTAAGCAATTTACGCCCTTTTTTCAGGAAACCCTTCAATAATTGAAGGATTGAACAGAACAGGGGATTGAACAGCAACAAAGATCTTTTGGtctaattttccttttgtttccaatgaaagtaccCATGGGTCATGCTCAAAGTAGCCAAAAGAATTTCCGTTAACCTGGGCCCTCAGTGACAACCCTGGGCATCTAACCATCTGCTCTGAAGGCGAGCAATTCTTGCTACCTCAAaggtaaaattataaaaaattgacatgtacAAAATTTATATTATTACCCTGAATTCAAACACCTATATTTTTTTATGCTAGATAGTCTACAGCATTTTGACACCTTCTTTCCTCACCCATAAGTGAGCAAACTTGTGGAAAAACGGGAATCCTTTCGCACACAATAAATCACAGCTCATTTAAATATTGTGGGATCTTGTGTACTTTAAGCACCCCTCAACCAAGTATCAGCCAACACTACCAGAAAACACATGGTCAACTTGTCAGCCCACATAATGGCCAATACTCAATTAAAATACAGTCGAAAGACAGTCAACATGTCAACTACCTTATGGACTGGCACTTGGTGAATACATAGCCCACACGTAAATCAATGTGTTTGACAACATTTTGGCTCCTTATTAGTTGCTATGTTGGCAAATACTCATGCAGTCGATACTTGGTTAAAAAACAGATACTTGGTCAAAAAAGAGACGGTTCTACTAAGTGTAATGTTACAATAAGCTGTCAGTGGCATCAGTCAATTGCCAGCAGTACCTCAGTCAACTGTTGTTTATTAAGACAGGTGTTTATATGTCTAGATTTTCTACACTGGTTACAGAATCCTGAATATTCATAGCCAAATTGGCATGTAGGGTGTAGGAATGCTCGAATGCCTTTTGTTGCAACTAGAATGGATACGGTACCTTAAAATCACGCTGGACACAAGGGCTGGGTTGTTCGAAACTGGGTTGAGATAactcagggttagtgcgaaCTTTGAACTCAAACATTAGAggttaaaattcaaattcagtttaattctttttgcctacaatttgatgactggatactctaaaaagaatagagaaaattatcctagagagtgcttttgataataagaaaaagaaagccgggttaaaatttaaccctgggttagtgctaaccggcattcgaacaactgggccctgatgtTTATTACACAACATTATACTCTATACCATGGCTACACTatatttatgcaaatttattgggcACATTTTGGAGAAAAGTGGGGAAATAAGAGAAAGAGAGCTCAGACAGTTGTGTAAGGAAAAGAGTTGAATACACTGTACAGGGTTTAGCACCAAAGTACAGTGATTAGGGTTTAgcactgttttaaaaacagttAGCTTTCAATAATGTAATGATTAGTGCCATGTAAAGCATGATAAAATTAACTGGTCTCGGCAGTTAGCCCTTGATGGTGTTGTGGATAAAGATGTGGATTATAATGACGCTGGTTCAAGTCCTCCACACTACCTACTGTTTTCTTCcactttctttcttctcttattcACTACTTTAAGTTATAAGACCCCTGTCATGTATTTTGAGTGAAGATGACAATCTGACATTggggtatccattctagtcacaactAGTTCTATTGAATATTTGAAGATGACTGTGTAAAAATAATTCAGTGTCAATGAAGAGAATCAAAATTCACTTTGAGACAAAAAGTTAATACAACCGTAGGTAAGTTGTCAAGTGATGCTTGGTCTTCACAAAAACCAtttgtaacgaaaaaaaaaattttcttaagaCCAAGCATTGCTTGACAACTCACCCTTTTTAATAACTACATGTAAAAAGTCTGTACAACAAAAAGGCAAAACTATGAATTACTTTGAAGAACTTACTTAGTTCGGTGCAAAGAAATGCTAAGTTTGCATAACTGCCATAGTTTGTGAAAGAAAATTTCAAGGAAATAAAACCCAATTAATGAAAGAAAAGCATCTTAGACTGACTAATGCTTGCAGTTTTGCTGCTGGAAAAAGCACATTATTTATGCTACTTTAGCCACAGACCACACACAGAGAGGTGTAACAGGATTAGAATTATGTTAAgtatcaatttttgttttcaaactgaATGTTTGAGTAAATTTAAACAGAATCTGGATAACTAAAGTTATCTTGGAATGCTTCATTTTGTGTTAAGGTTAAGTTCTTCAAGTTTTCTTTAGAATATAATGTGTGACTATTTGCAACCATAGCTCAAGAACATTCTAGAGAGAATAAAAAAGCTCAACATGGTGCTCAAATACTGACTGCTAAAACCCACAGTTGTTTTTGTGGAGAGATAGAGAAAAGCATTCTTTTTACCTATAAATGGAGTATTACCATAATATTGGGACTTGCTGTCAGTAGTCTTGCAATTTAAATCAAATTTGCTAATTGTTTGCTTTACCACATGCATTCACCAGAATCATAATTTGCAATTTAATAAATCAGTTATTGCAAGAACATTTTGATGCATTTTAGGAAGACCTGCAGTTTTACAAAATCGCATTCAAGGGCAAGTTAGTCACTGTCTCaaacattttgacaaaaaatgaaaagttatgAAAACAATGTTCTTTTTAAACTGGAACCAAAGGATGCAAATTAAGAATAATTTTCTGACAAAATGAAaaccattaaaatttactgtttGCTCTTTTAACAATCTGGTGGATTAAAGACCAACACATTCTTTCATTAAGCAGTATCTCAGTGGTAGTTTGCTGTTTTTTTCAAACTCAACATGAGCTtgaattagaaagaaaaaaaaagtaaatagcAAAAAGCGACGACTTCATCAGATTTTAAATTATCACGAGCTCAGACATAAGAAGAAAACATTAACATGACGTTTTCAAGTGCAAGCAACTACACAAGTTTggacagaaaacaaacaaggcAAACATTTTCTTCACAAAGGCACTGTGGAAAAATTAATGTGTTCCTCGCCAAAGGTGGCTTTGCTGCCATCTATTCCACATTTGCTTCAAACCATGCTGCACGGCATGGCACTGTTTTACAACACAAAGATCCAAAATGCACCCCCATGAAAGTTGACGAACGTGGAATGATTTCaagctataaaatttgcatacaGAGAGTGTAaaggaaaaaacacaacaaacctGCCGACCCATGAAACCACATAccttttaaaataagaaaaagccACACTCTGGCACAGTTTTAAGGCGAAAAAACCAAGGTTTGCTTTGTGTCAAGCGAAAGACAATACAAAAAACCTGCGATCTTTCCTTGATGCAACACGCGGGCCACCGTGAAATCtacaaattgtttattatttttcgtAAACGGGACCGTTTTTTAACGACGTGACGAGAGTGAAATTTGGTAATCCAATACTGCCGGACATgaaaatcgatatttcttgAACAAAGACTTGAATAGGCAGTTGTGAATTAGGTTTCTAACGAATCATTACCCGTCAAAAAGCGTGATTACGTGTGTTAATGATCTAGAAGCAGTAAAAAGTAATTACGTTTTTAAACTTTATCCATTGTCTCTCGTTGGCAAATAAGAAACGTTTAACAACAACCGACTGGAAgttagtttaaaagaaaaattcaaaatgtaacAGGAACCTCGAGCGAATGTGTATTGCGTGATTTTACAGAGTAAAATATTCTGCAGCCGAAGTAAATTTCTAAATTTAACCGATACGACCTGTCGGAAAATTAAACAATGACACCTCCTTTAGTGAAAAATGATCTTTATCACCGCAAATATTATTCGGTCTGTTTCTTTATGCTTTCAAATCAATAATTTGATAATGCTTGATAAGAATAGCAGGAGGAAACCTTCATACCATAAAACACAAATTACAGCTCTAACTGAACGCTAGGAGACCGGTTCGAAATTCACCAAAGGTGCCGAAATTCGACAGCGTCTGTGCTTTTATCACTTGCAGATGGCGCTGCGTTCGTTTTACCTCCTCAGCTGAGAAAACCCAAAGAAAATAACT
This window encodes:
- the LOC140933497 gene encoding uncharacterized protein isoform X2, encoding MSGKEKPGVTRRLNRGRSAPDTKCKTDSGCFVDEELERNGSASSDSSQGSINSSPVTELDSQRTKVINKKGKDNITASVASSSEPAVENEANRTSVFMQNVMSKEAAVNDQTECAHTHDEDRGHNVVEKTRRASDFYCLYYSASPESTLTRCGVNKVRSKPPVPPKPKLRRGSAPPSSFEKIERIQQQNKDITKRFSYNECQNASVRPECTEVDNFPDCDKWKSVEEHVLFFEACGKDGLTERNDLLKNVQAKSLKNSSEESCVGNTEVNVEILNGFHCFDDDQSSTEDVAPIVDTERFSFEKNNVCESVIFNRDAQEQIPPLVEEEEFTVDGSILSQSSINSEPLNSNCHHSKIERDCLDSVSEIDEVDYANHVVVDDNQEGVSSSFDETRRQYSDPLGPSETGVYTNGTVSNIHNGFEFVDASEARGSHLPDHSKTHCRDMHQLSCRSRTVPSLETTSGIDFNEILVNPRLSEIKQLSLPGFRQQDRNIRQRRPGSIAGIPNLERDLSSEMKRRSWSFSETHPLAVNSSLEYNVHQAHTPRLRTTWQSENGLSSPSGSLFHQKRPMQSSINTINVSQEKMGWSSPKRTGQSHFDQSGYTSDDSSVHSEPLFQPLRRRPQSLAHGLIFKSMSCDSSISDMDKRRSSFPESQQKRFRHSLGSRDPVFALRRQSFEFSEDPPPFQQIRAPRLQNLRRTSSNASSSSDSEVERIFNEPSALRHCCSTKTSVRNGFASSKPIRKVSAVEALFGPRSTSPLVKNVTPSSDLEEMGPKTIVDKYSVNSSLPLAENFLPEELEEEIAAITDPKEIEEPRLEFDDTDYSEFYTRCEDKDSIISAEALSIKKLLESPQTVLPDPDIESVVLSVTEKKTFSPSSDDKHNRGCQEELNDSDMDDDEQAISEDKNSSRQFYRWHRGTQTPPADVFRALSPSPSVGTQTPPLSVSQELLPPSLLKELQKDLQSSVPSKGSKTVSPTSSQEVVDQLSLLGNVQAAPYTAVAFADTDRTSCHENDKAVSVEELLQILATMKVGSTEEVPKRRPVSVQRYNHSPTPPLNAKGRPNTNSLPSSWHHLNSPVQRQNGSQDLKRPRAVPPRSSKSFDCLRQGVHSKDKTNGVTQAEAVRGSTSNEDIRKKLKEWTSTRKSQLFEEEVECLEEKHKPTKANEEKTLKVSYDGSEATDNIETLSRLTKTHSLKRPRRDRAFSQREKNGLEVNSLDEKRRFSLPTPKAKPCDEESKGDVKTEEPITSSTTEDSKFKDVLFDSLDAEEIVTEGQLQEIASPEGVDVFIDYRKKNGLHITSTPKPPPYPGDSLVCREDGVGKNNINNTDMPRNEKPASVKGTEDIPTDVESQGDASSSSYSSDDDHFGEFGGSTDTVVFVDTEASTGISLVSDLDTMDLKLVGNDNLLSVDNNDNDDEQDEASLDALLGEVRRSLNLEVVDSDILDKAIERFKQRVSPSSQDKALSGGLSMEACVALHQADELQGIISEIKGELKLLHEENDMLREQVCTLANHQTNGEVSENSSTESSERLESLYKLYRPKHVNSDDDEGDAVQVDVCLRGFSSVMLGRLPSKKEDIHLGTVTVKGADWNGVMEAARRIFVDHVNKIDPDGYLCLGAHSIQGVQTGVMLWSPDSLRKSSPRVELSKKSNPCIIQLKDGSHFSCDSLVYDTLLPKETMEKYVEDLLEQRHIVLCGQQSLGKSYLAAKLAEHIVQRVGWKCSPAVVTFNVSQSTRKELKQSLASFMQSDISSPQEGSPAVIVLEQLNCLATLASIFDLSILDNKNCPYIIGVRDKSRRGPFSSKELNLCHYFRWLRVSVNDRQYSGLLGRFLRRKLSWAQIQTDVEGSGKDLLDLFDWLSKVWYHLNEILEEYCEPDSTIGPSLFFSCPMDYKAAEGWFVNVWNYNAIPYLHQALRSGRKIFDRSITWEDPTKWVILRYPWNKDHSRFLHTLRKLRQVDVVLNRNHLGSDNGRANYKAKCR